From one Mytilus edulis chromosome 1, xbMytEdul2.2, whole genome shotgun sequence genomic stretch:
- the LOC139527685 gene encoding uncharacterized protein isoform X1 produces the protein MGGAKDRCTYNVNNEESAFKAKSRKCCVWICQITSEAFLEEEDLLHYIGRIESTVSKSDIGAVLLILSYALSIMSLAIGFVRIGTCQCQPVLPIFLIVHGSAMCVRSLFETGKLCTQSKRDDSSTECSPLQTLSKISGVLVAFWTITGSVWVFSIVREVNVIETNNMNYCDPMLYWYSLVLVSVILTGLILKAIFLLVISLVYCRYEDRSWYSELMADNLGAFV, from the exons ATGGGAGGAGCAAAGGATAGGTGTACCTATAATGTTAACAATGAGGAAAGTGCATTTAAag CAAAATCGAGAAAATGTTGTGTCTGGATATGCCAAATCACATCGGAAGCATTCCTTGAGGAAGAAgatttacttcattatattgGACGAATTGAATCAACTGTTAGCAAATCAG atattgGTGCAGTATTGTTAATTCTCAGTTATGCTCTATCGATTATGTCTCTTGCCATTG GCTTTGTACGCATAGGAACTTGTCAATGCCAACCAGTTTTGCCGATATTTCTTATTGTGCATGGCTCTGCAATGTGTGTTCGTAGTTTATTTGAAACTGGAAAATTATGTACACAATCAAAGCGGGACGATTCTTCCACTGAATGTTCTCCATTGCAAACATTAAGCAAGATATCGGGTGTTCTTGTTGCTTTCTGGACCATTACAG GATCAGTATGGGTGTTTAGCATCGTAAGAGAGGTGAATGTGATTGAAACGAACAATATGAACTACTGTGATCCAATGCTTTACTGGTACTCTCTAGTACTGGTTTCCGTTATCTTAACCGGACTGATTCTGAAAGCAATATTTTTATTGGTCATCAGTTTAGTTTATTGTAGATACGAAGATAGGTCATGGTACTCCGAATTAATGGCTGACAATTTGGGTGCGTTTGTGTAA
- the LOC139527685 gene encoding uncharacterized protein isoform X2 translates to MASEDLIPKTSKDDTKSSKSRKCCVWICQITSEAFLEEEDLLHYIGRIESTVSKSDIGAVLLILSYALSIMSLAIGFVRIGTCQCQPVLPIFLIVHGSAMCVRSLFETGKLCTQSKRDDSSTECSPLQTLSKISGVLVAFWTITGSVWVFSIVREVNVIETNNMNYCDPMLYWYSLVLVSVILTGLILKAIFLLVISLVYCRYEDRSWYSELMADNLGAFV, encoded by the exons ATGGCTAGTGAGGATTTAATACCAAAAACATCCAAGGATGACACAAAATCTT CAAAATCGAGAAAATGTTGTGTCTGGATATGCCAAATCACATCGGAAGCATTCCTTGAGGAAGAAgatttacttcattatattgGACGAATTGAATCAACTGTTAGCAAATCAG atattgGTGCAGTATTGTTAATTCTCAGTTATGCTCTATCGATTATGTCTCTTGCCATTG GCTTTGTACGCATAGGAACTTGTCAATGCCAACCAGTTTTGCCGATATTTCTTATTGTGCATGGCTCTGCAATGTGTGTTCGTAGTTTATTTGAAACTGGAAAATTATGTACACAATCAAAGCGGGACGATTCTTCCACTGAATGTTCTCCATTGCAAACATTAAGCAAGATATCGGGTGTTCTTGTTGCTTTCTGGACCATTACAG GATCAGTATGGGTGTTTAGCATCGTAAGAGAGGTGAATGTGATTGAAACGAACAATATGAACTACTGTGATCCAATGCTTTACTGGTACTCTCTAGTACTGGTTTCCGTTATCTTAACCGGACTGATTCTGAAAGCAATATTTTTATTGGTCATCAGTTTAGTTTATTGTAGATACGAAGATAGGTCATGGTACTCCGAATTAATGGCTGACAATTTGGGTGCGTTTGTGTAA